The following proteins are co-located in the Silene latifolia isolate original U9 population chromosome 1, ASM4854445v1, whole genome shotgun sequence genome:
- the LOC141656189 gene encoding uncharacterized protein LOC141656189, with translation MLLNINVRREKNIDRRFPTIENPAKTEAICRNYLWDGSPDFHRVPLVAWDKVTTSKKEGGLGIKKADIWNIATVGKLVNWIHSKADRLWIKWVNAIYIKDQNWQDYIPPADSTWVWKSICKVKEKLKDGFVNGSWDHHPKGYTNKSGYDWLCSEQAAAVWSPVVWNNWNVPKHSIVTWLMMHNGMNVKEKLFKFACCADDLCVMCEAQTETVNHVFFDCVYSCRIKAQLSQWFGGNVPDTIHLATVYQKSVLWKARAACLTAYH, from the exons ATGTTGCTCAATATAAACGTTAGAAGGGAGAAAAATATAGATAGGAGATTTCCAACAATT gaaaatcctgctaaaacagaaGCTATCTGTAGGAACTACCTATGGGATGGAAGCCCTGATTTTCATAGGGTTCCTTTGGTAGCATGGGACAAAGTGACGACTTCAAAAAAGGAAGGTGGACTAGGGATAAAAAAAGCAGACATTTGGAACATTGCCACTGTTGGGAAACTTGTCAACTGGATTCACTCAAAGGCTGATAGATTGTGGATCAAATGGGTCAATGCTATCTACATTAAAGATCAGAACTGGCAGGACTACATTCCTCCTGCTGACAGTACTTGGGTTTGGAAGAGCATCTGCAAAGTGAAAGAGAAGTTAAAGGATGGGTTTGTGAATGGCAGCTGGGATCATCATCCAAAGGGATATACAAATAAAAGTGGATATGATTGGTTGTGCTCTGAACAGGCTGCTGCAGTCTGGTCACCTGTGGTCTGGAACAATTGGAATGTCCCTAAACATTCCATTGTtacttggttgatgatgcataATGGGATGAATgtcaaggaaaaattgttcaagTTTGCATGCTGTGCTGATGACTTATGTGTGATGTGTGAGGCCCAAACTGAGACTGTGAATCATGTGTTTTTTGACTGTGTGTACAGCTGCAGAATTAAAGCTCAACTATCCCAGTGGTTTGGAGGAAATGTGCCTGATACGATACATCTAGCTACAGTGTATCAGAAATCAGTCCTATGGAAAGCTAGAGCTGCTTGTCTTACTGCCTACCATTAG